Within the Mastacembelus armatus chromosome 10, fMasArm1.2, whole genome shotgun sequence genome, the region aaagtttatatatatatcaacaCCGATCAGTATCCAAATTCTTATTTCATTATTCTTTTCCTTAAAGTAAATACAgacttttgtctttgtattttccCAGGACCAAAACCAGAAATCACTTCTGCTCTTCACATCACTCCGTCTGATCCAGTCCGTCCAGGAGACTCGGTGACTCTGCAGTGTTCAgtcctctctgactctgaggTTAAAATGTGTCCAGCAAATCACAGTGTGTACTGGTTCAGAGCTGGATCAGATGATTCTCATCCCAGTGTCATTTACGCTCATGGAAACAGTGGTGATCAGTGTGAGAGGAGTCCAGAGGTTCACTCTCTACAGAAATGTGTCTACAACTTCTCTAAGAACATCAGCTCCTCTGATGCTGGGActtattactgtgctgtggccacatgtggacagataTATTTTGGGAATGGAACAAAACTGGACATTGACGGTAACCACagaacatataacatataactGTAAAAAtagcatttgtgtgtttaatgaagAATCTGGTAGAATTCAAATCTTTTATTCCTGGTGGTTTGTAATATTTATCACAATAATcagttttttatattgtttcagAAAATGTCTGGGATTTGCAGAAGGCCAACACAGTTCTGTTCCTGTTATGTGCTACTTTGGCAATAAGTCTGGCTGTTATTGTCTTTCTGATTCACACCATCAAGAAGAAAACTTGTAATCGCTGTGGTGGTAATAGAACTTTCTCATACATCAATTATTCACAGTGTTTCTGACCAAAGTAACTTCACAGGGTGTACATTActgttttatgtaaattaaCTACTTATGTCTTTTAACtaacatgtttttactttatgATACAAACAGAGGCCACAGCATCTAGTGGATATCAGCAAAGACATCAGGTAATATTGAGAAAACTATATATGAACAAATTACcagaatattttctcttttcatattGAAGAACTAATGTCTGCTGTCTCATAACATTTTTCTACAATGGTTCCTCAGACAGATCAGGACTCACTCGCTTATTCTGCACCAACCTTCTCCAAGAAGAAAACTGGCgtagcagagagaaaaggagcacaatcagcacagagagagacagtttACACTGATATCCAAACCTCTGTGATCGATTAAGGAATCTGAAAAACTGATATGCTAACTGGAGCTAATATTTTTGTCTGAAACACTGCATTTTTGTGTTAAAGCCTTCAAAAACGTTTCTCATGCTTTTTGAAAGATTCTGCTTGAAAGAATTGGAGGACTGAGAAATATTTCCTGTCTCTTTAAGATTAACATCTTATATAAATGCCATGTAAATCTGTTATGCTAAATTGAATTGATGCTTGTGTGTTCCTGCTTCTTCATAATTACTGCAGTGTGGTAATTGTAGTTTATCTGTTTCTTTGTATTTGACCATACACGTGacaataaattgttttaaatcaaGGCTCAAACATGTCAGATCAGAGTCTGTAGTCTATTCTTTCACTATTCTTTCTTCACTAATGATGTAACTACTGATGTAGCTGGGAAACAGTATTGTCCGTGTGTGAACCTGTATTACTCATTTCATTTGAGAGAACTGAAACTGGTTTATACACTGACTGTAGGGACTTGACCTTTCTCATGAGGATCTGATGCTGGTCTGATACTGTTTTTAATGATGATGACACAACTAATGGTACATTCCCCAGCTAGGTAGTAAtattgtctttgtgtgtttgtttatttgtttacagaATTTACAGACCCTCTGTACAGACCGGTGGAGTGCTGCACACGCTCTATCTACAGAGAGTGGTGGTTTTACCTGTGGTAATCTGCACTTACTACACACACTGTGGTGGGGCATGTTCTTCGCTCTTTTCACTCTACAGTGCTGCAGAGTTCACTGTCCTTACATATTAAGATTCACAAAAGAAGAACAATGCgttttagatgttttattgATGAGCCTGCTAGATTCAGCTGCTCAGGTGAATCAGGTTTGATTTTTGTAACAAGAGAAGCGCAGATGATAACAAATAATATCAGTGGACCATCCTTATTAAAATGCCACGTGTGTGTCTTCACTTGTTAGACAGAAGttaaacagaaagacacacagctCAACTTCATGTGCAGAATGAAAACACATAGGGTGCATTATACATACAATATGTTGTAAACacacttagattttttttaaatatacaatgTTAACAATTTTAAGGGACACCTACTTAAATAAGCCTTCAATCAATCTGGTTTCACAGCACTTTGAAAAGACATTCTGCATCTGTCATGAGATCAAGTAAA harbors:
- the LOC113144077 gene encoding signal-regulatory protein beta-2-like, which encodes MLIIFHLLLLLRVKRCTGDLSFVTKTVEVGDEVTLTCTRQTSDYDAMFYWIRLVSGNFPEFLGGTFSFNYDGVTTTPHITTKQGPGSFFLHINEIKPSDAGVYYCIKVDLLDMKFLNGTFLRFKGPKPEITSALHITPSDPVRPGDSVTLQCSVLSDSEVKMCPANHSVYWFRAGSDDSHPSVIYAHGNSGDQCERSPEVHSLQKCVYNFSKNISSSDAGTYYCAVATCGQIYFGNGTKLDIDENVWDLQKANTVLFLLCATLAISLAVIVFLIHTIKKKTCNRCGEATASSGYQQRHQTDQDSLAYSAPTFSKKKTGVAERKGAQSAQRETVYTDIQTSVID